In the genome of Streptomyces sp. NBC_00259, the window CGGTCCGCCAGCACCGCACGTACCGCCCGCTTCCGCGCGTACGGGATGCGGTCCGGCACCCCCAGCGCGGCCCGCAGCAACTCCTCCGTGCGCCGCGCCGCCATCAGCGGCCCGCGCCCCAGCCAGCCGAACACCACCGCCCCCTGCTCCAGCAGTCGCGCCGTGCCCCGTTCCTCGGCGGTGATCCCGACCTTCACCATCCCGGGCCCGAACCAGGCGAGATACACGCGGTACGTCCGGGGATCGTCGGCCACGGTGTCGGCGGCCACCGAGTGCACCCGGTCCAGCCGCGCGCACTCGGCACACAGCCCACCGGTACTCCGCCCGGACACCACGGCGCCGACCGGACACACGTTTCCCCGCGCCCCACCGCACCGCCGCTCCCCGACGGCCCGGAACCCGATCTCCTGCCCGTACCCGAGCCGGCTCTCCCGCAGCTCCGCCCCCCGCGCCCACCGGAGCACGGGAGCCCCCTGGACCCACCTCATCCCCCGGCACTGCCACCGGTCGCCGCCCATGCCGCGTACTCCTCAAGCGCGTCCAACGCAAGAGGCCCCCGGATCATCTCCGGGGGCCTCTCAGCTGTGCACTCGGCAGGATTCGAACCTGCAACCTTCTGATCCGTAGTCAGATGCTCTATCCGTTAAGCTACGAGTGCTTGGCGTTCCGGGCTTTTCTGCCCGGTCGGCGTTGCGGGAACAACATTACATGACCTGCGCCGCCAGGCGAAATCCATTACCCGCACCCCTTCTGACCTGCACAAACACCCGTACGGCCGTATGAGCGCCCGGCGCTGGCGAAGTGCCAAGGAGCGGCGGCGCAGGGGCGGCAGACGCAGCGGCGGGAACGACCGAAGCCCCGGCCGTCGGGCCGGGGCTTCGGTGATCGCGCGGAGGCGGAGGGATTTGAACCCTCGATGGGCTTTAAGACCCAAACCGCATTAGCAGTGCGGCGCCATAGACCGGACTAGGCGACGCCTCCAGCACACCCGCGCGGGCGCGAGTGGTGCGTGCAGATGATGACACAGCCGGGTGGGCTGTCACCAATCGCTCCCCACGGTACTAGGCGCCCGGGCTCCTGGGCAAAGAGCCTCTCGTCCCTCGTTCGCCCCGGTCGGCCCACCCCGGTTGCGCAACGGACGGGCGAGCGGAGCGTTAGAGATGCCGGGGCGCCGCCCCAAGATCCTTCGCTCTCCAGGAGTACGCATGCTGCGCCGCTTCGTCCTCATCGTCGCCGCGACCGCCACGGCCTCCGTCGCCGCGCTGACCGTCGCCGTTCCCACCGCGGGGGCGGCCCCCTCCGCACCGATCCCGCTGCCCCTGCTGGAGTCCGAACCCGGGGACCAGCTCACCGTGATCACCTCGGACACCGGGAACCCGGAGGCCAACGGCACCTACGAGCTGAAGTGCGGGCCGGCCGGCGGTACGCACCCCGAGGCGCAGGCCGCCTGCGACAAGCTGGCGGAGTTCGCCTCCGCGGAGGAGGACCCGTTCACGCCCGTCGACCAGGACCGCATGTGCACGATGCAGCACGGCGGCCCGGCCACGGCCCGGGTGACCGGCACCTGGCAGGGGCGGAGCATCGACGCCACGTTCGACCGCACCAACGGCTGCGAGATCAAGCGCTGGGAGACGCTGGAACCGGTCCTGCCGACCGCCCGCAACGAGGAGCCGGACACGGCTTGAAGGTGACTCTGCGGCCCGGCCGGACCGGGCCGCAGAGGCCGCGGCCGGGACCGGATTCCGGGCCGCAGCCAGGTCAGCGGGTGTTTCAGGGGACACGGAGCCGCTCCGTGTACACAGAACCTTGGTGAGAGCTCCCCCTCATCCGCCGCCGCCGGCGTATCCCCTGCCTTTAGACTCCCTCCAGTGACAGGCTGCGGCCCGAGGGGCAAGATGGGGTCGGCCGTCCGAAAGATGCTGTAGGTCAGGGAGGAAGCGTCGTCGTGAGCAGCAGGCCATCCCGAGGCGCTGCTCGCCTCGCAGCCATACTCGACGCGCTGCCTGACGGGCTCGTCCTTGTCAACTGCAATGGCACGGTCGTCAACGCCAACACCATCTCCCTCGAGATGTTCGAGACCCCCGGCACGGCACTCGTCGGGCGCGGGCTGCTCGATCTGCTGCCGTCCTTCGACTCGAAACTCATCCCCGGCTCGATGCGGCGGCCCGACGCCGCCGACGAGCGGGGCCGTACCAAGCCGACCCGGATGGTGGCGCGGCGCACCGACGGCAGCGAGTTCCCCGTCGAGGTGACCAGCGCCAGCCTGGAGGACGGCCGCGAGGCGTACGACTCGTACAGCGGCGGCAGCGGCGCCGGAAGCAGCTACACCGGCGACGAACTGCTCATGCTCGTCGTGCGCGATCTGTCCGGCACGGTGGACACCGAGGCCGAACTCGCCCGCTCCCAGCGGCAGACCGAGATGATCCTGCGCGCCGCCGCCGAAGGTGTCGTCGGTACGGACACCGACGGGCGCGTCGTCCTCGTCAACCCGGCCGCCGCGCAGATCCTCGGGTTCCGCGCCAGCGACCTCGGCGGCAAGGAACTGCACCCGCTGATCCTGCACTCGCGTGCGGACGGCGAGCCGTTCCCGTACGACGAGTCGCCGCTCGCCGACACGCTCAGGTCCGGGCGCAAGCACCGGGTCCGCGGGCAGGTGCTGTGGGCGAAGAACGGCGAGGAAGTGCCCGTCGATCTGACGACCGCGCCGGTCCGGGACGGGGAACAGCTGGTCGGAGCGGTGATGACCTTCACCGACCGGCGGCCGTACGAGGACATGGCGGAGCGGCACGCCGCGGAGATCTCCGAGCGGGACGAGAAGTACGCCACCGACATCGCCGAGCGTGACGAGAAGTACGCGACGGACATGGCCGCGCGTGACGAGAAGTACGCCACCGACCTGGCGGAACGCGACGAGCGGCACGCCGCGGAGATCGCGGACAGGACGGAACGCCACGCGGCGGAGATCGAGGAGCGGGACGAGCGGGAGTCCGCCCTGGCGGCCCGGCACAGCCAGCTGGCCGCCGTGCTCGGCGACTCGCTGCGCGGACCGCTGGACGAGCTGCGTGGTGAGCTGGGCAAGCTGGCCGCCGACCCGGCCGGTCAGCTGTGGCCGGAGGCCAACCAGATCCTGCACCACCTGGCCGCGGGCTATGCCCGGATGACCACACTGGTCGACAACGTCCTCGGCTTCCAGCGGCTGGACTCCGGCGCGGAGGAGCTGCGCAAGGGCGTCGTCCTGCTCGACTCGGTCGTGGCGGCCGGTGTCGAGGGCGCGGTCGAGCTGATCGGTCCCGGCCGGGCCCAGTTCGCGGTGCACGCTCCGCCGATAGAGGCGGAGGTCGACGGTGGGCGGCTGGCGACGGCCCTGGCCCATCTGATCGCGGATGTCGCGGGCGTCGACTCGACGGGCAAGGCCCGGGTCGTGCCGGGCGCCGGATACGTCGACTCGACGATCGTGGTCGCGGCGGCACAGCGCGGCGACGTCGTACGGATCGAGGTACGCGGGCCGTACGCCGGGGGCGACCCGGTGCACGAGCCGATCGTCCGCGGGATCGTGACCGCCCACGGCGGCGTGCTGCAGACGCACGAGGTGCCGGGGATGAGCGGCAGCGCGTACGTGCTGGAGGTGCCGCTCGGCGACGGGGCGGGAACGGTGACGCCTCCGGCTGTCCCGGCGGAGCTGGAGACCGCCCCCGCGCAGGCCACGTCCGGCGGCGGGCGGCGGCGGGCGCGGCGGGCCTCCACGGACGCGTTCCTGGAGAGCCCCGTCGAACCGGAGCAGCCGTCCGGCGAACCCTCCGGCCGGCGCCGGGCCCGTACGAACACGGACACGGAGGCGCAGGCCCCGGCGAACACGGGCGGCACGGACGGGGGCGCCGGCACCGGCGCCGGCAGCGGTGGCACGGGCCGTCGTCGTGGCCGTCCGAGCCCCGCGGAGGCGGAGATGCCCGCTCTGCCGGCGCAGGGTGGCTCGGTCGTCACCGCCGCGGAGGCGGGAGCGGGCCGTCCGGCGCTGGGCGACACGGTCCCGCCGCAGGGAGTCGGCCCGGAAGTAAACGATCAGCCGGGCACCGGCCGCCGCGCCCGCCGCGGCCAGGCCGCGCTTCCCGCGCTGCCTTCGGCCGCTTCGGCCCCGACGGCTGCCCCGACTGCTCTTGCCGCTCCGGCCGCTCCTGCCGCTTCGGTGACCGACGCCTCCGTGAACGGTTCCGGCTCCGCCGGCCGGCGCACCGGGCAGGGCGGTGATGTGGGCGCCGCGGCGCTGGAGCCCGCCGGTACCGGTGCGCAGCAGAGTGGGCGACGGGCGCGGCGCGCGCTCTCGACCACCCAGGAACGGCTCAGGCCCGCCGAGGAGGCGCGGAGCGCCTTCGCGCTGCCGCCCGCCGAGGCCGACCGCGTCCCGGCGCCCGCCCCGGCTCCGGCCGCCCCTGCTCCGGTCCCGGCCGCGATCGAGGGTGACGACGGCCGCCACGACGCCGTTCACGCCGAACCGGACGCCGACCACACCCCGCCGCAGCCCCATCCCGTGGCGACCGGGCGCCGGCGTGCCCGCCCGGCCGCGGGCGAGACCTCCGGGCAGGCTCTCGGCACGATGAACCCTGCGACTCCGGCCCCGGCCCCGGCCCCGGTCGCGCCCGAGGCCGGCGACACCGGGTCCGTGCCGCTGCCGCCCGCCGTCCCCGCCGCCGCACAGGCCGAACCCCGCCGGGCCGCGCAGCCGCTTCCGCCCGCGCAGCCGCTTCCGGCCGAGGCACCGGCAGCAACCCCTGCGCCGGCACCGGCACCGGCACCGGCACCGGCACCGGACGCGGTCGACCCCGACGCGTCACAGGGCAAGGCGTTCAGCGTGCGCACGCTCGGCCAAGGCGTGCCGTTCGCGCAGCAGATCGCCCAGCAGCAGAACCGGCAGCCGGCGGCGCAGAACCAGACCCTCGGCTCCGGTCGCCGCCGCAAGCTGGGAACGCCCCCGGCCGGGGAGCGCGGCGAGCTTCAGGTGCCGGAGACGGCCGCGCGGCCGTCTCCGCAGCCCGCGCCCGCCCCTGCCCCCGCGCAGCCGCACCAGCGGCTCGCCGCTCCCACCGAGGGCCGTTCGTACGCGATCGGCGCCCCGGACGAGGGCGCGGAGGGGCCCGAGCCGCTCGACGGCCCCGGTGGTGCCGTCGAGGTGGCGAACCGGCCCGCGCATCTGCCCATGGACGACGAACTGCCCCCGGAGCCGCTGGACAATCCGCGCCGGCTGCTCGTCTGGCCCGCGCCGGACGTCGCCACGCAGCAGGCGCTGAGCGACCGCGGCTACCGGCCGGTGATCGTGCACTCGCGCGAGGAGGTGGACGCGCAGATCGCCGCGTTCCCGGCCGCGCTCTTCGTCGACCCGCTGACCGGGCCCATCACCCGTACCGCGCTGCAGTCGCTCCGCCAGGCCGCGGTGGCGGCCGAGGTCCCGGTGCTGCTCGCCGCCGGTCTGGGGCAGGCGACGCGCGAGGCGGCGTACGGTGCCGACCCCGCCGTCCTGCTGAAGGCACTGGCGCCGCGCGACAGCGAGCAGCACCCGTCCCGGGTGCTGCTGATCGAGGAGCACGACGACATCGCGGCCGCGCTGAGGGCGACGCTGGAGCGGCGCGGGATGCAGGTCGCACGGGCCGCGGCTGACGCGGAAGCCGTGACGCTCGCCCAGCAGATGCGGCCGAACCTGGTGGTGATGGACCTGATGCAGGTACGCCGCCGGCGTGCCGGGATCATCGACTGGCTGCGGGCGAACGGGCAGTTGAACCGCACCCCGCTCGTCGTCTACACATCGGCCGGCCTCGACCAGGCGGAACTGCCCAAGCTGTCGTCGGGCGAGACCGTCCTCTTCCTGGCGGAGCGCTCCACGAACGCCGAGGTACAGGACCGGATCGTGGATCTGCTCGCGAAGATCGGCACGAACTAGCCGGGGCCGACGGGCACCGGGCCCGACGGGCGGCACGGCACGGCCCGGTACGCGTCACGCGCACCGGGCCCGGAACACCGCCGCCGGAGCACCGCCGGTTCAGATCACCGGCGGTTCAGAACACCGTGGATCCGTAACGCCGCCCGCCACTAGCGGACTTCGGTGACCTCCAGCTCGCCGTCCGCGTACTGCCGGCGGATCACCTTCTTGTCGAACTTCCCGACGCTCGTCTTCGGCACCGACGGGATGATCGCCCAGCGCTCCGGCAGCTGCCACTTCGCGATCTTCCCGGCGAGGAAGTCCTTCAGCGACGCGTAGTCCGCGGTCGAGCCGTCCCTCAGCACCACCGTCGCCAGCGGCCGCTCGCCCCACTTGTCGTCCGGTACGGCGACGACGGCGGCCTCGGCCACCTCCGGGTGCGCCATCAGCGCGTTCTCCAGCTCCACGGAGGAGATCCACTCACCGCCGGACTTGATCACGTCCTTGGCCCGGTCGGTGAGCGTCAGGAAGCCGTCGGAGCCGATGACGCCGACGTCACCCGTCTTCAGCCAGCCGTCCTCGCTGAACTTGTCCTCCGGCTTGAGGGGCTCGCCCGCCGCGCCGCCGTAGTACGCGCCGGCGATCCACGGGCCGCGCACCTCCAGCTCGCCGGCGGACTCGCCGTCCCACGGCAGGAACTCGCCACCGGGTCCGCGCAGCCTCGCCTCGACACCGGCCGGGAAACGGCCCTGGGTGAGCCGGTACGCGAACTCCGCCTCCGTGCCCACCGCATGGGCCGGCGGCCGGGCCACCGTGCCCAGGGGCGAGGTCTCCGTCATGCCCCAGGCGTGGCAGACGCGCATGCCCAGCGAGTCGAACGCCTCCATGAGCGACGGCGGGCAGGCCGAGCCACCGATGGTGACCTGCGTGAGCGAACTCACATCGCGCGGCTTGGTCATCAGCTCGGCGAGGAGGCCCTGCCAGATGGTGGGGACGGCCGCCGCATGCGTCGGACGCTCGCTCTCGATCATCTCGGCGAGCGGGGCCGGCTGGAGGAAACGGTCCGGCATCAGCATGTTCACACCGCTCATGAGCACCGCGTGGGGCAGGCCCCAGGCGTTCACATGGAACTGCGGGACGACGACGAGGCTGGTGTCGGCGTCCGTCAGACCCATCGACTGCGCCATGTTGACCTGCATGGAGTGCAGATAGATCGAGCGGTGCGAGTAGACGACGCCCTTGGGGTCGCCGGTGGTCCCGGAGGTGTAGCACATGGAGGCGGCCGTACGCTCGTCCAGCTCCGGCCAGTCGTACGTGGCCGGCTTCCCGGCGAGCAGCTCCTCGTACTCGTGCACCTGGGCCCGCGCGCCCTCCAGCACCGACCGGTCACCGGGGCCCGAGACCACGACGTGCTCGACCGTCGGAAGATGCGGGAGCAGCGGCGCGAGCAGCGGAAGCAGCGAGCCGTTGACGATCACGACCCGGTCGGCGGCGTGGTTGACGATGAACACCAGCTGCTCGACGGGCAGTCGCAGATTGAGCGTGTGCAGGACCGCGCCCATACAGGGGATCGCGAAGTACGCCTCGACGTGCTCGGCGTTGTTCCACATCAGGGTCGCGACCCGCTCGTCCCCGGTGACTCCGAGGTCGTCGCGCAGGGCGTGCGCCAACTGGGCCGTGCGCTCGCCGATCTCTCGGTAGCTGCGGCGCTGCGGCTCGCTCTCGCCGGTCCATGTGGTGACCTGTGAACTCCCGTGGATCGTCATCCCGTGCTTCAGGATGCGGGTCACGGTCAGTGGTACGTCCTGCATGGTGCTCAGCACGGCGTCCTCCCGGTGGGCGCGCAGCTCTTAAGGGTGTGCCGATTCTGCGCACGTACCGCGCGGTATGTCACTACCCCCGGGTAAGAAAGCTCAGCGCACCGGCGAGAGTTCCGGGTCCTCCCGGAGCTTGCCGAGCGCCCGGGACACCGCGCTCTTGACCGTGCCGACGGAGACCCCGAGCACCTCGGCGGTCTGGGCTTCGCTGAGGTCCTCGTAGTACCTCAGGACGACCATCGCCCGCTGCCGGTCCGGGAGTTTCATCACGGCACGCCACATCGCGTCGTGCAGCACCTGCTGCTCGGCCGGGTCGGGCTGGGGAACCCCGGAGGGCTCGGGCAGGTCCTCGCACGCGAACTCGTCCACCTTGCGTTTGCGCCACTGCGACGTACGGGTGTTGAGCAGCGCGCGGCGGACGTATCCGTCGAGGGCACGGTGGTCCTCGATGCGCTCCCAGGCGACATAGGTCTTGGTGAGCGCGGTCTGCAGCAGGTCCTCGGCGTCGTTCGGGTTGGCGGTGAGGGAGCGGGCGGTGCGCAGCAGCACGGGCCCCCGCGCCCGTACATACGACGAGAACGACGGGTAGGAGGTCGGCGGCACGGCGGCCGTGGAGGCGGTCGTGCAGACTGGCGTGGTCATGGCTCCACGCTAGGAGCGGGGCCCGCCACGGGGATCGGCCCCAGGTCCCGAAAGCGGATCCGCCTCAGGTTGTAGGGGTGAAGCGGGCCCGACCTCCTTTGGGTGGAGGAGGTATCAGCTCCGCCTCAGGGTCGGCGACCGCCCTCACACCCGCGTGCAACGTCGTCCGCGCCGCCACGCCTCGACCGTCCGCGCCGTGTTCCTCAACCGTGCGCACCGGCTCCTCAACCGTCCGCGCCGAGGATCAGCGCCGAGGTCGGGACGCCCGTGCCGGCCGTGACCAGGGTCCGGGCGGCGCCTGATATCTGGTTCACGGAGGTGCCGCGCACCTGTCTGACCGCTTCCGCGATGCCGTTCATACCGTGCAGATACGCCTCTCCCAGCTGGCCTCCATGGGTGTTGAGGGGGAGGGCGTCCGCGGCCACGAAGTCCGCCGCTTCGCCCGGCCCGCAGAAGCCGAACTCCTCCAGCTGCATCAGCACAAAAGGCGTGAAGTGGTCATAGAGGATGCCCACGTCGATGTCACCGGGGGTCAGCCCGGAGGTCCGCCAGAGCTGCCGCGCGACCACGCCCATCTCCGGGAGTCCGGTGAGATCGTCGCGGTAGTAGCTGGTCATCTGCTCCTGCGCCCGGCCCGCGCCCTGGGCCGCGGCGACGATCACGGCGGGTGGTCGCGGCAGGTCCCGGGCCCGCTCGACGGAGGTCACGACGAGGGCCTGGCCGCCATCGGTCTCCTGGCAGCAGTCGAGCAGACGCAGCGGCTCGACGATCCACCGGGAGGCAGCGTGATCGGCGAGGGTGATCGGCTTCCCGTGGAAGTACGCCGCGGGGTTACGGGCGGCATGGCGCCGGTCCGTCACGGCGACATGTCCGAACGCCTCGGGGGTGAGCCCGTAGGTGTGGAGATAGCGCTGGGCCGCCATGGCCACCCAGGAGGCGGGGGTCAGCAGCCCGAAGGGAAGGTTCCAGCCGAGCGCCGCACCCTCCGCCGACGGCTCCCGGTGCTGAACGCCCGAGCCGAATCTGCGCCCCGACCGTTCGTTGAACGCGCGGTAGCAGACGACGACTTCGGCGACTCCGGTGGCCACCGCGAGAGCGGCCTGCTGGACGGTGGCACAGGCCGCGCCGCCGCCGTAGTGGATACGGGAGAAGAACGACAGCTCGCCGATGCCGGCCGCCTGGGCGACGGTGATCTCGGGGCTGGTGTCCATGGTGAAGGTGACCATGCCGTCCACGTCGGCGGGGGAGAGGCCCGCGTCGTCGAGGGCGGCCCGGACCGCTTCCACGGCCAGTTTCAGCTCGCTGCGCCCGGAGTCCTTGGAGAACTCGGTGGCCCCGATGCCGACGACCGCGGCCCGGCCGCCGAGCGTGTCCGCCCTGCGCACACTCATGATCCCGCCTCCCGGGGCAGGCTCACCGTCACCGTGCCGGTCACGTGGTTGCCCATGCCGTTGGCGCCGATGACGCGGACCAGGGCGGTGTCGCCCTCGACCTCGGTGATCGTGCCCGTCAACGTCATCGTGTCGCCGGGGTGGTTGGGGGCACCCAGCCGTATCGCGACCTTGCGGAGCACGGCCGTCGGGCCGAAGTGGTCGGTGATGAACCGCCCGACCAGGCCGTTCGTCGTGAGGATGTTCATGAAGATGTCCGGAGAGCCCTTCTCCTTCGCGAGCTCGGCATCGTGGTGCACGTCCTGGTAGTCCCGTGAGGCGATGGCCCCGGCGACGATCAGCGTGCGGGTGATGGGGATGGTGAGCGGGGGCAGCTCGTCGCCTGCCTTCATGCCGCCTCCTCAGCGAGCAAGGATCCGAGTTCGTCGAGCAGTTGGGCGCCGCTGCCCAGATACGCGTCGAGCTGGCGGCCCCACAGGAAGTGCCGGTGGACGGGGTGCTCCAGGTCGGCGCCTATACCGCCGTGCAGATGCTGGCCGGTGTGGACGACCCTTCTGCCCGCCTCGGACGCCCACCATCCGGCGGTCAGCGCATGCGTCACGCATGGCAGCCCTTCGTCGAAGCGCCATGCCGCCTCGTACACGGTGACCCGGATCGCCTCGGTGTCCATATGGGCGTCGGCCGCACGGAGTTGGACGGCTTGCCGGGTGGAGAGGGGCCGCCCGAACTGCTCCCGCACCGATGTGTGGTCGACGGCCCTGGCGAGCGCCCCCGCGCACACCCCGGCCTGCAGTCCGGCGAAGGCGATACGGGCGGCGACGAGCACATCCTCATAAGCCCCGCCCGCAACGGCCCTGTCAGCAGCCGCCCTCTCAGTGGCGGCCGTGCCGTCGACGGACCCGGCCGCACTCCGCCCGTCCGTGGCGCCCCTGTCGCCGAGCCGCTCCCCCCGTGTGCCGTCCAGGACGAGCCGGCCCGCCGCCCAGGGGGCCGTGGTCTCCACGGGGACGGTCTCCGCCTCCGCCGCCCGCACCAACCAGAGATTCCGCTCGGCGTCCGGCACCAGGACGTGGGTGGCGTCCCGCAGCCAGGGCACCCACCCGGCCGTTCCGCTCAGCCGGCCGGCACCGTCGGCCCGTATCGACCCATGGCCCAGGAACGCGCCGGTCACCACGGCCGTACCGTCCCGCAGGGCCGGCAGCAGCCGGGCCCGCTGCTCCTTCGTGCCGTGCCGGTCCACCGCCAGCAGCCCGTACACACAGCTCACCGCGAGCGGCACCTGCGCGGTCGTGCGGCCCTGCTCCTCCAGCAGCAGCACCAGACCGAGGAGTCCGATCTCCTCCAGCGCTCCGGTCAGCCCGGCCGCGCACAGCGCCTTCCACAGCTCGGCGTCCGTCCCGGTCCCGGCGGCGGCCAGGCGCTCATGCGTGGACAGATCACCGAAGATCCGCGCGGCGAGGTCACGGGCCGCCGCCTGCTCCTCCGTGGGCGTGAAGTCCATGTCAGCCCACGCTCTCTTCCACGGCCCGGAACACCGGCTCCTCCACGGCCCGGAACACCGGCAGCTCCAGCTCCTCGTCGACCCGCAGGAACTCCAGCCGGACGGGCATCCCGATCCGCACCTTGTCGTACGGCACGCCGACGACATTGCTGACCATCCGCACGCCCTCGGCCAGTTCGATCAGCCCCACCGCGTACGGCCCGGCAGTGTCAGCGGCACCGTCGGACACGGCGAAGGCGGGGAAGGAGGGGTGGTGCATCACCACATACGAGTAGACGCTTCCCTCGCCGACCGCCTCGACCGTGTCCCACTCAGGCGAGCCGCACGCCACGCACCCCGGCAGCCAGGGCAGCCGCAGCTCCCCGCATGCCCCGCAGCGCTGGATCAGCAGTCTGTGCTCGGCGACCCCGTCCCAGAATCCGGCGTTGTCGCGGTTGATCACCGGACGGGGCCGCCGCGGCCGCGGCTTCCGCGCAGCGGCCGGTGCGTACTTGAGGATGCGGAAGCGGTGCGTGCCCGCCAGCTCGCCGTCCGCCAGGATGTCCATCCTCGTCGTGACGAAGTGCCCCGTCCCCAGCCTGGTCGTCTTGCGTGGCGACACCGATTCGATCACCGAGTCGTAGGTGATCCGGTCGCCCGGTCGCAGCGGTCGCAGGTACTCCTGCTCGCAGTCGGTCGCCACCACCGAGGTGAACCCGGCGCCGTCGAGCAGGGCGGACAGTTCGTCGTACGCTCCCGAGCGATCGGAGTGCCCCGAGAGGCCGCCCATCGTCCACGCCTGGAGCATCGTCGGCGGGGCGATGGCGTCCGGCCCTCGGTACGCCGGGTTCGCATCCCCCATCGCCTCGCACCAGTGCCTGATCATCGGCTCGTTGACGAGGTCCTTGCCGGTGCCGGCGATGTCCGCCGCCCGCACCCCTTCATACGCCCTGAGCAGCTCATACAGCTCGTCCGCGCTCGCCGCTGCGGCACCCGACGCCTCCGCGCTCACCGCTTCCCCCTCCTCATGCCGAGTCGCATCGTCGCGACGATCTCCCGCTGCACCTCGCTCACACCGCCCCCGAAGGTGTTGATCTGTGCCGCACGGTTCATCCGCTCCAGCTCGCCGTCCCCCACGGCACCCGGCGAACCGGCCCTCACCAGCCCTGCCTCCCCCGTGATTTCCTGGCACATTCGATACACCTCGACGGCCGATTCGGTTCCCATGAACTTCACGCCGCTCGCGTCGCCCGGGGCCAGCC includes:
- a CDS encoding acyl-CoA dehydrogenase family protein, which codes for MDFTPTEEQAAARDLAARIFGDLSTHERLAAAGTGTDAELWKALCAAGLTGALEEIGLLGLVLLLEEQGRTTAQVPLAVSCVYGLLAVDRHGTKEQRARLLPALRDGTAVVTGAFLGHGSIRADGAGRLSGTAGWVPWLRDATHVLVPDAERNLWLVRAAEAETVPVETTAPWAAGRLVLDGTRGERLGDRGATDGRSAAGSVDGTAATERAAADRAVAGGAYEDVLVAARIAFAGLQAGVCAGALARAVDHTSVREQFGRPLSTRQAVQLRAADAHMDTEAIRVTVYEAAWRFDEGLPCVTHALTAGWWASEAGRRVVHTGQHLHGGIGADLEHPVHRHFLWGRQLDAYLGSGAQLLDELGSLLAEEAA
- a CDS encoding bifunctional MaoC family dehydratase N-terminal/OB-fold nucleic acid binding domain-containing protein produces the protein MSAEASGAAAASADELYELLRAYEGVRAADIAGTGKDLVNEPMIRHWCEAMGDANPAYRGPDAIAPPTMLQAWTMGGLSGHSDRSGAYDELSALLDGAGFTSVVATDCEQEYLRPLRPGDRITYDSVIESVSPRKTTRLGTGHFVTTRMDILADGELAGTHRFRILKYAPAAARKPRPRRPRPVINRDNAGFWDGVAEHRLLIQRCGACGELRLPWLPGCVACGSPEWDTVEAVGEGSVYSYVVMHHPSFPAFAVSDGAADTAGPYAVGLIELAEGVRMVSNVVGVPYDKVRIGMPVRLEFLRVDEELELPVFRAVEEPVFRAVEESVG